The proteins below come from a single Faecalibaculum rodentium genomic window:
- the pyrF gene encoding orotidine-5'-phosphate decarboxylase, which translates to MSKTIVALDFSSREEALEFLKQFDSPVTVKVGMELTYAAGLDIVDEIKAMGHDVFLDLKLHDIPNTVKGGMKNLARRGADIVNVHAAGGKAMMAAAIAGLEEGTPEGKKRPLCIAVTQLTSTSKEAMNEEQGIPGEVMDSVIRYAKNAKDAGLDGVVCSVHEAQAIHEACGPEFLTVTPGIRLADDSKDDQKRVATPALARERGCDYIVVGRSITKAEDPRAVFEGIEETMHGAV; encoded by the coding sequence ATGAGCAAGACCATTGTGGCGCTGGATTTTTCGTCGCGCGAAGAAGCGCTGGAGTTCCTGAAACAGTTTGATTCCCCGGTGACGGTGAAAGTCGGCATGGAGCTGACCTATGCCGCGGGGCTGGACATCGTGGATGAAATCAAGGCGATGGGACACGATGTGTTCCTCGACCTGAAACTTCACGATATCCCCAACACCGTCAAAGGCGGCATGAAAAACCTGGCCAGGCGCGGGGCGGATATCGTGAATGTACATGCGGCGGGCGGCAAAGCCATGATGGCGGCTGCCATTGCCGGACTGGAAGAAGGGACCCCGGAAGGGAAAAAACGCCCGCTGTGCATTGCGGTTACGCAGCTGACCAGTACATCAAAGGAAGCCATGAATGAAGAACAGGGGATTCCGGGTGAGGTGATGGACAGCGTGATCCGGTATGCGAAAAATGCGAAAGACGCCGGCCTGGATGGCGTGGTATGCAGTGTGCATGAAGCACAGGCCATCCATGAAGCCTGCGGCCCGGAGTTTTTGACCGTGACCCCGGGGATCCGGCTGGCTGATGACAGCAAGGATGACCAGAAGCGTGTCGCGACACCGGCTCTGGCGCGGGAACGAGGCTGTGACTATATCGTGGTTGGCCGTTCCATCACAAAGGCGGAGGATCCCAGGGCGGTATTCGAAGGGATCGAGGAGACAATGCATGGAGCAGTATAA
- a CDS encoding NAD(P)/FAD-dependent oxidoreductase codes for MIYDVAIIGAGPGGIFSALELTQQAPELKIAVLEKGSALKGRRCPIDGEKIKSCIGCRSCSIMNGFGGAGAFSDGKYNITNEFGGTLYKYVGEEKAIELMEYVDEINCRMGGAPARLYANDDPVIYRKCLQNDLHLLKASVRHLGTDLNYVVLENLYAALKDRVDFFFNTGAESVSFEDGLYTVTADTGKVFRARRCILSTGRSGSKWMESVCRTLEIPTQSSRIDIGVRVEVPYETFSEMTDALYESKIVYRSKKYQDRIRTFCMNPHGVVVNENTNGIVTVNGHSYEDPALYTNNTNFALLVSNHFTEPFHESNQYGESIARLSNMLGGGVIVQRFGDLIRGQRSTQDRIESGFVKPTLQATPGDLSLVIPKRQLDDIIEMIYALDKVCPSTASDDTLLYGVEVKFYNMEVEVDSSLETCRKGLYVIGDCSGVTHSLSHASASGVHVAREILKQLEEEN; via the coding sequence ATGATATACGACGTTGCCATCATTGGCGCTGGTCCCGGCGGGATTTTCTCTGCGCTGGAACTGACGCAACAGGCACCGGAACTGAAAATCGCCGTACTGGAAAAAGGCAGCGCCCTCAAGGGACGCCGGTGTCCCATAGACGGTGAGAAAATCAAGTCCTGCATCGGGTGCCGGTCGTGTTCCATCATGAACGGCTTCGGGGGAGCCGGGGCGTTTTCCGACGGGAAGTACAACATCACCAATGAATTCGGGGGAACACTGTACAAGTATGTAGGGGAAGAGAAAGCCATCGAACTGATGGAATACGTGGACGAAATCAACTGCCGGATGGGCGGGGCTCCGGCCCGGCTCTATGCCAATGACGATCCGGTGATTTACCGGAAGTGCCTGCAGAATGATCTTCACCTTCTGAAAGCCAGCGTACGGCATCTGGGAACGGACCTGAACTACGTTGTGCTGGAAAACCTGTACGCGGCTTTGAAGGACCGGGTGGATTTCTTCTTCAACACCGGCGCAGAGTCTGTTTCTTTTGAAGACGGTCTGTATACCGTGACCGCGGATACCGGCAAAGTTTTCCGGGCCAGGCGGTGCATTCTCTCCACAGGCCGCAGCGGCAGCAAATGGATGGAATCGGTGTGCCGGACCCTGGAGATCCCCACGCAGAGCAGCCGCATCGACATCGGTGTGCGGGTGGAGGTGCCCTATGAAACCTTCAGCGAGATGACCGATGCGCTGTATGAATCGAAGATCGTCTACCGGTCGAAAAAATACCAGGACCGGATCCGGACCTTCTGCATGAATCCTCATGGTGTGGTGGTGAATGAAAACACCAACGGCATTGTGACAGTCAACGGCCATTCCTACGAGGATCCGGCGCTGTATACAAACAACACGAATTTTGCGCTGCTGGTCTCGAATCACTTCACGGAGCCGTTCCATGAATCCAATCAGTATGGCGAATCCATTGCCCGGCTCTCCAATATGCTGGGCGGCGGAGTCATCGTCCAGCGCTTCGGAGACCTGATCCGCGGACAGCGTTCGACGCAGGACCGCATTGAAAGCGGATTTGTGAAACCCACGCTTCAGGCAACGCCGGGAGACTTGTCCCTGGTGATACCCAAGCGTCAGCTGGATGACATCATTGAAATGATCTACGCACTGGACAAAGTGTGTCCGTCCACGGCCAGCGATGACACGCTTCTCTATGGTGTGGAGGTCAAGTTCTACAACATGGAGGTGGAAGTGGACAGCTCTCTGGAAACCTGCCGCAAAGGTTTGTATGTGATCGGAGACTGCTCCGGTGTGACCCACTCCCTGTCCCATGCCTCGGCTTCCGGTGTCCATGTGGCCCGGGAGATCCTGAAACAGCTGGAAGAAGAAAACTGA
- a CDS encoding zinc ribbon domain-containing protein has product MSTGSILKGLRDAAMMTQSTLAEKVHVTRQAVSRWENDETIPGPDMLVTLSGVFGVSVDALLGSPEIRFCECCGMPLEPSIMGRTRDKETDPRYCKWCLEDGSFAYTEEEQMLDFLVSHMPQEGMNEAECRAFYHAHLMTLPYWKEKAEKSSAV; this is encoded by the coding sequence ATGAGTACAGGAAGCATTCTGAAAGGTCTGCGTGATGCAGCAATGATGACTCAGAGCACTCTGGCCGAAAAAGTCCATGTGACCAGACAGGCTGTATCCAGGTGGGAAAACGATGAAACGATTCCCGGTCCCGACATGCTGGTGACCTTGTCGGGTGTATTCGGTGTGTCCGTAGATGCACTGCTGGGGTCTCCGGAGATCCGGTTCTGCGAATGCTGCGGTATGCCGCTGGAGCCATCCATCATGGGAAGAACCAGAGACAAAGAGACAGATCCCCGATACTGCAAATGGTGTCTGGAGGATGGCAGCTTCGCGTACACAGAGGAAGAGCAGATGCTGGACTTTCTGGTCTCCCATATGCCGCAGGAAGGGATGAATGAAGCAGAATGCCGGGCATTCTATCATGCTCACCTGATGACACTGCCTTACTGGAAGGAAAAAGCAGAAAAGAGCTCTGCAGTCTGA
- a CDS encoding PTS sugar transporter subunit IIA, translated as MKDRQNESILIVLPLDGEIVAIDQVPDPIFSGKMMGDGAAVIPENGKIVAPVDGTLSMIAATKHAFGFKTESGQDILVHVGLETVGLEGEPFTVHAKVGDKVKKGDLIAEVDLDLLKEKGINPITPVIICGNSSSLVIETASGKGKAGETAILTLTPKAEEAETTAVSAETGDSRPAAEKKEAKAGKKPE; from the coding sequence GTGAAAGACAGACAGAATGAATCCATTCTGATCGTGCTGCCCCTGGATGGAGAAATCGTTGCCATCGACCAGGTTCCGGACCCGATTTTTTCCGGAAAAATGATGGGTGACGGTGCAGCGGTGATTCCGGAAAACGGAAAAATCGTTGCACCGGTGGACGGCACCCTCAGCATGATCGCAGCCACGAAGCATGCCTTCGGATTCAAGACCGAAAGCGGCCAGGACATCCTGGTGCATGTGGGACTCGAAACCGTGGGACTGGAGGGTGAGCCCTTCACCGTACATGCGAAAGTCGGCGACAAAGTGAAAAAAGGTGACTTGATTGCCGAAGTGGACCTGGATCTGCTGAAGGAAAAGGGCATCAACCCCATTACACCGGTCATCATCTGCGGCAACAGCAGCAGTCTGGTGATCGAGACAGCTTCGGGCAAGGGAAAAGCCGGGGAAACAGCCATCCTGACCCTGACACCGAAAGCGGAAGAAGCAGAAACCACAGCAGTATCTGCCGAAACTGGTGACAGCCGGCCGGCAGCGGAAAAGAAGGAAGCCAAAGCAGGCAAAAAGCCGGAATAG
- a CDS encoding dihydroorotate dehydrogenase yields the protein MDLSVRLPGLDLKNPVIPASGCFGYGREYAELYDLSLLGGIAIKSVSAAPREGNPTPRVADTPMGMLNAIGLQNKGVEYVVEHELPFLAQYDTRVLCNVAGSTEEDYVKVIEALNDDSRVDAFELNISCPNVKHGGMGLGTDPELAAHVTRMCKAASRKPVYVKLSPNVTDIVAIAKAVEAAGADGLVMINTLLGMQMDLKSGKPLLANKTGGLSGPAVKPVGIRCVYQCARAVKIPIIGCGGITCAEDVLEYLLAGASAVEVGCANFTDPWVCPEIIDDLPGVLKKYGYDSLEAVRERSRQI from the coding sequence ATGGATCTTTCGGTCAGGCTCCCGGGTCTGGACCTGAAAAACCCGGTGATTCCGGCCTCCGGCTGCTTCGGCTATGGCCGGGAATACGCAGAGCTGTACGATCTCTCGCTGCTGGGCGGCATTGCCATCAAGTCGGTATCCGCCGCACCCAGGGAAGGCAACCCTACCCCGCGGGTGGCGGATACACCCATGGGCATGCTGAATGCCATTGGCCTGCAGAACAAAGGCGTGGAGTATGTGGTTGAACACGAGTTGCCGTTTCTGGCGCAGTATGACACCCGGGTGCTGTGCAATGTGGCAGGCAGCACTGAGGAAGACTACGTAAAGGTCATCGAAGCCCTCAACGACGATTCCCGGGTGGATGCCTTTGAACTCAACATCTCGTGTCCGAACGTGAAACACGGCGGCATGGGGCTGGGAACGGATCCGGAACTGGCGGCGCATGTCACCCGTATGTGCAAGGCTGCCAGCCGGAAGCCGGTATATGTGAAACTGTCCCCCAATGTGACGGACATCGTTGCGATCGCCAAAGCGGTGGAAGCCGCGGGGGCGGACGGGCTGGTCATGATCAACACCCTGCTGGGGATGCAGATGGATCTGAAAAGCGGGAAGCCGCTGCTGGCCAACAAAACCGGGGGTCTCTCCGGTCCTGCGGTGAAGCCTGTCGGCATCCGGTGTGTATACCAGTGTGCAAGAGCCGTGAAGATTCCCATCATCGGCTGCGGGGGCATCACCTGTGCCGAAGATGTGCTGGAATACCTGCTGGCAGGCGCCAGTGCGGTGGAGGTCGGCTGTGCCAATTTCACCGATCCCTGGGTATGTCCGGAAATCATCGATGATCTGCCCGGGGTGCTGAAGAAGTATGGATACGACAGCCTGGAGGCTGTGCGGGAAAGGAGCCGACAGATATGA
- the pyrE gene encoding orotate phosphoribosyltransferase, with translation MEQYKKDFIDFMKDSDVLKFGEFTLKSGRKSPFFMNAGGYVTGAQLKGLGEAYAKAIHDAYGLDFDVLFGPAYKGIPIAVATAMAFDELYGKPVRYCSDRKEDKDHGADKGGFLGTKLQDGDRVVMIEDVTTSGKSMEETVPKVRGAADTQIVGLMVSLDRHERGKGDKTALKEIEELYGFPAHAIVSMPEVVEYLSEKGELSPEQLAQIDAYYRQYGPKE, from the coding sequence ATGGAGCAGTATAAGAAGGATTTCATTGATTTCATGAAAGACAGCGATGTGCTGAAGTTCGGGGAGTTCACATTGAAGTCCGGACGGAAGTCGCCGTTTTTCATGAACGCCGGCGGCTATGTGACCGGTGCCCAGCTCAAGGGGCTGGGGGAGGCCTATGCGAAGGCGATCCATGATGCCTATGGGCTTGACTTCGATGTCCTGTTTGGTCCTGCCTACAAGGGGATTCCCATTGCGGTGGCGACAGCGATGGCCTTTGACGAGCTGTATGGCAAGCCGGTCCGCTACTGTTCCGACCGCAAGGAGGACAAGGACCATGGCGCAGACAAAGGCGGGTTTCTGGGCACAAAGCTGCAGGATGGCGACCGGGTGGTGATGATCGAAGATGTGACCACATCGGGGAAATCCATGGAGGAAACCGTGCCGAAGGTGCGGGGTGCTGCGGATACACAGATCGTGGGTCTGATGGTGTCTCTGGACCGCCATGAGCGGGGAAAGGGAGACAAAACCGCGCTGAAGGAAATCGAGGAGCTGTACGGGTTCCCGGCGCATGCCATTGTCTCCATGCCGGAAGTGGTGGAGTACCTCTCCGAAAAGGGAGAGCTGTCCCCGGAACAGCTGGCGCAGATCGACGCCTACTACCGGCAGTACGGGCCGAAGGAATAA
- the carB gene encoding carbamoyl-phosphate synthase large subunit — protein sequence MPKRDDIKKILVIGSGPIVIGQAAEFDYAGSQACTSLREEGYEVVLINSNPATIMTDSSIADRVYIEPLSLEFAKRVICKERPDAILGSLGGQTGLNLVVELAQDGILKDYGVEILGTDLQAINRAEDRELFRDLMQEIGEPVPESMIVHTVQEAVDFCADLGYPVVVRPAYTLGGTGGGFAHNEEELRRITEAGLKISPVHQCLIERSIAGYKEIEYEVMRDANDNAIVVCNMENVDPVGIHTGDSIVVAPVQTLTDQENQMLRTASLKIIRALKICGGCNVQLALDPDSFKYYVIEVNPRVSRSSALASKATGYPIAKISAKLAVGLTLDEILNPITGTSYACFEPALDYVVTKFPRFPFDKFPGADRQLGTQMKATGEVMSIGRSFEESFLKAVRSLETKTDHLEQKDMADMSDGELLSRIHERDDERIFAIAQYLRNGGDPERVVRETRMDPFFIDHLMVILALEAEAKDPAAVGNRDLLRKLKRNGFSDAWIARQWGMSEQELYELRKQAGIVPVFKMVDTCAGEFTSETPYFYSSYEEENESEVSDRQKIVVLGSGPIRIGQGVEFDYATVHCVETLRDAGYEAIIINNNPETVSTDFSISDKLYFEPLTTEDVMTVVDLEKPEGVIVQFGGQTAINLADSLVKRGVKILGTSLEDIDRAEDRHEFEAMLHKLDIPQPQGETAVTVEEALEIAGRIGYPVLVRPSYVLGGRAMEIVHNDEDLKKYMATAVKEISHDAPILVDKYVVGKELEIDAVADGENVYIPGVMEHIERAGVHSGDSISVYPAQTISQEVKDTIIDYAIRIGKGFHFKGLYNIQFIVDRDNKVYVLEVNPRSSRTVPFISKVTGVPMSAMATRAILGESIPDQGYTPGYHPEDKERVFVKAPVFSFAKLRSVDTVLGPEMKSTGEALGSDTSLEKALYKALVASGVRIPTHGAVLITVADGDKEEALKLAKRFSDIGYGLYATKGTAKMLRDAGLFVHEADKVEEGDTNNVLDIIRTGQVNFVINTLSANNQASNDGFLIRRVSAENNISCMTSLDTANALAGVLESLSFSMVSMNEMGR from the coding sequence ATGCCTAAACGTGACGATATCAAGAAGATCCTGGTGATCGGATCGGGCCCGATCGTGATCGGCCAGGCGGCGGAGTTCGACTATGCGGGCAGTCAGGCCTGCACCTCACTGCGGGAAGAAGGCTACGAGGTGGTGCTCATCAACTCCAACCCCGCGACGATCATGACGGATTCCTCCATTGCGGACCGGGTCTACATCGAGCCGCTGTCACTGGAATTTGCCAAGCGCGTCATCTGCAAGGAGCGCCCGGATGCCATCCTGGGCTCCCTGGGCGGACAGACAGGCCTGAACCTGGTGGTGGAACTGGCACAGGACGGCATTCTGAAGGATTACGGGGTCGAGATCCTGGGGACGGATCTGCAGGCCATCAACCGGGCGGAGGACCGGGAGCTGTTCCGGGACCTGATGCAGGAAATCGGCGAGCCGGTTCCCGAGAGCATGATCGTGCACACGGTGCAGGAAGCGGTGGACTTCTGTGCAGACCTGGGCTATCCGGTGGTGGTGCGTCCGGCCTACACGCTGGGCGGCACCGGCGGCGGTTTTGCGCACAATGAGGAAGAACTGCGGCGGATCACGGAAGCCGGGCTGAAAATCTCCCCGGTGCATCAGTGTCTGATCGAGCGCTCCATTGCGGGGTACAAGGAAATCGAGTACGAAGTCATGCGCGATGCCAACGACAACGCAATCGTGGTCTGCAACATGGAAAATGTGGATCCGGTGGGCATCCACACAGGTGACTCCATTGTCGTGGCCCCGGTGCAGACCCTGACAGACCAGGAAAACCAGATGCTGCGGACAGCGAGCCTGAAAATCATCCGGGCGCTGAAGATCTGCGGCGGCTGCAATGTGCAGCTGGCGCTGGATCCCGACAGCTTCAAGTATTACGTCATTGAAGTCAATCCCCGTGTGTCCCGGTCCTCGGCCCTGGCGTCCAAGGCCACGGGCTATCCCATTGCGAAGATTTCCGCAAAACTGGCCGTCGGCCTGACACTGGACGAGATCCTGAACCCGATCACCGGCACGAGCTATGCCTGCTTCGAACCGGCGCTGGACTACGTTGTGACGAAGTTCCCCCGGTTCCCCTTCGACAAGTTCCCCGGCGCCGACCGGCAGCTGGGCACCCAGATGAAAGCCACAGGCGAAGTCATGTCCATTGGCCGCAGCTTTGAGGAGTCCTTCCTGAAAGCCGTCCGGTCCCTGGAGACAAAGACCGACCACCTGGAGCAGAAGGACATGGCTGACATGTCTGATGGCGAGCTGCTGAGCCGGATCCACGAGCGCGACGACGAGCGGATCTTCGCCATTGCCCAGTATCTGCGAAACGGTGGCGACCCGGAGAGAGTCGTGCGGGAAACCCGGATGGATCCCTTCTTCATCGACCACCTGATGGTGATCCTCGCCCTGGAAGCGGAAGCAAAGGACCCGGCCGCTGTCGGCAACAGGGACCTGCTGAGGAAACTGAAGAGAAACGGATTCTCAGACGCCTGGATCGCCCGGCAGTGGGGCATGAGCGAGCAGGAACTGTACGAACTGCGAAAACAGGCGGGCATTGTGCCGGTGTTCAAGATGGTGGACACCTGCGCCGGGGAGTTCACGTCCGAAACGCCCTACTTCTACTCGAGCTATGAAGAGGAAAACGAAAGCGAAGTCTCCGACCGGCAGAAAATCGTGGTGCTGGGCTCCGGCCCCATCCGGATCGGGCAGGGCGTGGAGTTCGACTACGCGACTGTGCACTGTGTGGAGACCCTGCGGGATGCGGGCTATGAGGCCATCATCATCAACAACAACCCGGAGACCGTGTCGACGGATTTCTCGATTTCCGACAAGCTGTATTTCGAGCCTCTGACGACAGAAGACGTCATGACGGTGGTGGATCTGGAAAAGCCCGAAGGCGTGATTGTGCAGTTTGGCGGCCAGACCGCGATCAACCTTGCGGATTCGCTGGTCAAGCGCGGGGTGAAGATCCTGGGCACCAGTCTGGAGGACATTGACCGGGCGGAGGACCGTCATGAGTTCGAGGCCATGCTGCACAAGCTGGACATTCCCCAGCCCCAGGGTGAAACGGCTGTCACGGTGGAAGAAGCGCTGGAGATCGCCGGCCGGATCGGGTATCCGGTGCTCGTGCGCCCGAGTTACGTTCTGGGTGGCCGGGCGATGGAAATCGTGCACAACGACGAGGACCTGAAGAAATACATGGCCACGGCGGTGAAGGAAATCAGCCACGATGCGCCGATTCTGGTGGACAAGTACGTTGTCGGCAAGGAGCTGGAGATCGATGCGGTGGCCGATGGTGAAAACGTCTATATTCCGGGTGTGATGGAACACATCGAACGGGCTGGCGTGCATTCCGGTGACTCGATCTCGGTGTACCCCGCCCAGACCATCAGCCAGGAGGTCAAGGACACGATCATTGACTATGCGATCCGCATCGGCAAGGGATTCCACTTCAAGGGCCTGTACAACATCCAGTTCATCGTGGACCGCGACAACAAAGTCTATGTCCTGGAGGTCAACCCGCGAAGCAGCCGGACGGTGCCGTTCATTTCCAAGGTCACGGGCGTGCCGATGTCGGCGATGGCCACCCGGGCGATCCTGGGCGAAAGCATTCCGGACCAGGGATATACCCCCGGGTATCATCCGGAGGACAAGGAGCGTGTGTTCGTAAAGGCGCCGGTGTTCTCCTTTGCGAAACTCCGCAGTGTGGATACGGTACTGGGTCCGGAAATGAAGTCCACGGGCGAGGCCCTGGGATCGGATACGAGTCTGGAAAAGGCGCTGTACAAGGCACTGGTGGCCAGCGGCGTGCGGATCCCGACCCATGGGGCGGTGCTGATCACCGTGGCCGATGGTGACAAAGAGGAGGCGCTGAAGCTGGCGAAGCGGTTCTCGGATATCGGCTATGGCCTGTATGCGACGAAAGGTACGGCGAAGATGCTGCGGGATGCGGGACTCTTTGTGCATGAGGCGGACAAGGTGGAGGAAGGCGACACCAACAATGTGCTGGACATCATCCGGACGGGTCAGGTGAATTTTGTCATCAACACGCTGTCGGCCAACAACCAGGCCAGCAATGACGGCTTCCTGATCCGGCGTGTGTCTGCGGAAAACAACATTTCGTGCATGACGAGCCTGGATACGGCCAATGCCCTGGCGGGTGTGCTGGAGAGTCTTTCCTTCTCGATGGTGTCCATGAACGAAATGGGCAGATAG
- a CDS encoding LacI family DNA-binding transcriptional regulator produces MAATIRDVAALAGVSPSTVSRTCRNSSSISLKTQEKVRQAMAQLGYEPPAGALAQQETGLRTVGIILPSSRTSSFENPFFLEVLRGITQLCNEKKVLTALITGKDDAELLDSVQAHARNRLVNAWIVLFSREDDPVVDYLYDEGIDYVQIGQPSSHPNETVAVDNDNIAAGQEAARYLTGLGHRTFAFVGSDPRHRFSTARCSGVRLQLQEQGLDLRPATVAQVDVDDPRALEIMEAALFPKTGPRPTAVVAADEMHAVLVRHICQEKGLEIPRDLSLISFNNSIVSTIVSPALTSIDINARQLGIEAALQAIKHLDNPDLMPSRTLVPFQLIERESCQATSDTEQTSA; encoded by the coding sequence ATGGCTGCGACGATCCGCGATGTAGCCGCGCTGGCAGGGGTGTCTCCTTCCACGGTGTCCCGCACCTGCCGCAACAGCTCCTCCATCTCTTTGAAAACACAGGAAAAAGTCCGGCAGGCCATGGCACAGCTGGGATATGAACCACCGGCCGGAGCCCTGGCACAGCAGGAAACCGGTCTGCGGACTGTGGGCATCATTCTGCCTTCTTCCCGGACTTCTTCCTTTGAAAATCCATTCTTTCTCGAAGTGCTCCGGGGCATCACCCAGTTGTGCAACGAGAAAAAAGTCCTGACAGCCCTGATCACCGGAAAGGATGATGCCGAGCTTCTTGACAGTGTCCAGGCCCATGCCCGGAACCGGCTGGTCAATGCCTGGATCGTCCTCTTTTCCCGGGAGGATGACCCTGTGGTGGACTATCTGTATGACGAAGGCATCGACTATGTCCAGATCGGGCAGCCTTCGAGTCATCCAAACGAAACGGTGGCAGTCGACAATGACAACATCGCCGCGGGGCAGGAAGCCGCGCGGTATCTCACAGGGCTGGGGCATCGTACATTTGCGTTCGTCGGCTCGGATCCCCGTCACCGGTTTTCCACCGCCCGGTGCAGTGGCGTGCGCCTTCAGCTTCAGGAACAGGGTCTGGACCTGCGGCCGGCTACCGTGGCGCAGGTGGATGTGGACGATCCCCGGGCTCTGGAGATCATGGAAGCGGCTCTGTTTCCGAAAACCGGTCCCCGTCCGACGGCTGTGGTGGCAGCAGACGAAATGCATGCGGTCCTGGTCCGTCACATCTGTCAGGAGAAAGGTCTGGAGATCCCACGGGATCTGTCCCTGATTTCCTTCAACAACTCCATTGTGTCGACCATCGTTTCTCCGGCCCTGACCTCCATTGACATCAATGCCCGTCAGCTGGGGATCGAAGCCGCCCTGCAGGCCATCAAGCATCTGGACAACCCGGATCTCATGCCTTCGCGGACCCTGGTTCCGTTCCAGCTCATTGAGCGTGAAAGCTGCCAGGCGACGTCAGACACAGAGCAAACATCCGCCTGA
- a CDS encoding dihydroorotate dehydrogenase electron transfer subunit, which translates to MKDEKTKVLSNVPIARDVWKLDLETDMECGPGQFVEVKCGQYFLRRPISVCEAKDGVLTLIYKVVGKGTDWLSRVQPGETVDVFGPLGTGFPTSRAEVPAELSARPVGKQDRGLQSGGKENEDASCPGERKGPGHGSVLLIGGGVGVPPLVMTARKLQEQGVKVQAVLGFGSRADVFGLDLFAALGIEPVIATMDGSIGTPGTVLDAIDAAGLEADQVMSCGPLPMLKAVSDRYETGYVSLESRMACGLGACMGCVVKTPDGSQLRVCKDGPVFRIGEVVL; encoded by the coding sequence ATGAAAGACGAGAAAACGAAAGTCCTGTCCAATGTCCCGATTGCCCGGGATGTGTGGAAACTGGATCTGGAAACGGATATGGAGTGCGGACCGGGGCAGTTCGTGGAAGTGAAATGCGGCCAGTATTTCCTCCGGCGCCCGATTTCCGTATGTGAAGCGAAAGACGGCGTGCTGACGCTGATCTACAAAGTCGTGGGCAAAGGCACCGACTGGCTGTCCCGGGTGCAGCCCGGAGAAACAGTGGATGTTTTCGGACCCCTGGGAACAGGGTTCCCGACCAGCCGGGCAGAAGTTCCTGCGGAACTTTCTGCCCGGCCCGTCGGAAAGCAGGACCGTGGTCTCCAGTCAGGTGGAAAAGAGAATGAGGATGCTTCCTGCCCCGGGGAAAGAAAAGGACCGGGACACGGTTCTGTTCTCCTGATCGGCGGCGGAGTGGGGGTGCCCCCTCTGGTCATGACCGCCCGGAAACTGCAGGAACAGGGCGTGAAGGTCCAGGCTGTACTGGGGTTCGGCTCCAGGGCAGATGTATTTGGCCTGGACCTGTTTGCAGCCCTGGGCATTGAACCTGTGATTGCGACCATGGATGGATCCATCGGCACACCGGGTACAGTGCTGGATGCGATTGATGCAGCTGGTCTGGAAGCAGATCAGGTCATGAGCTGCGGCCCCCTGCCTATGCTCAAGGCAGTCAGTGACCGGTATGAAACCGGCTATGTGTCGCTGGAGAGCCGCATGGCCTGCGGTCTGGGTGCCTGCATGGGCTGTGTAGTGAAAACACCGGATGGCTCGCAGCTGCGTGTCTGCAAAGATGGACCGGTGTTCCGGATCGGTGAGGTGGTGCTGTGA